The Methanolobus sp. WCC4 genome includes the window AGCGGTCTGTGAACCGAGATCATTACAAATCTCAACAAGCTCAGAATCGATCTCAGTTGTCATTTCCACAAGTTCTTCGATACTTGTGTCTGTCTTATTGGCTTCAGTAGTCATACTTCCGGTGATACCCCCTGGGTGTGATTATCCTCTTGCCGTGTGGAGAATCCCATACACGGGAATCATTGGTTGTGATAAGGATGGTTGTGCTCATGTCAACCCAGTCATTGTGATCCATGACCTCACCGAGAGTCGTGACGATGTAATCCTGGTCAGTATCCCTCAGGGCATTCTTCACAAGACCCACTGGAACGGAATCATCCTTGTATTTCCTGATGATCTCGATAGCCCTTGAGAAGTTGGACTTGCGCTGGCGGCTCTTAGGATTGTACAGTGACATAACAAAGTCTGCTGATGCTGCTGCTTCCAGCCTTTTCTCGATAACTTCCCATGGGGTCAGAAGGTCACTGAGACTTACGGTACACATGTCATTGACAATAGGTGCACCAAGTACACTTGCAGATGCCGTGATAGCGGTCACACCGGGCAGAACCTCTACCTCAACGTCAAGACCTGCATGCTCTGCAACCTCAAGGACAAGACCTGCCATACCATAGACGTTAGCGTCTCCACCGCTTATCATGGAAACAACATTGTCCTGTGCAAGCTCCACTGCCTTGCGTGAGCGGTCGACTTCCTTACCCATGGCACTGCGGACGATCTCCTGTTTGTCCAGCAGGCTTGCCATCTGGTCAAGATAGGTACCGTTACCGACAATGTAATCAGAGGTGAGTATTACATCCCTTGCCTTCACTGTCAACTGTTCAACTGAACCAGGACCTATACCAATAATGTAAAGTTTTCCTTTACTCTGCGATTGCGATTGTGACCCTTCCATATGCCTTCTTCCTTAGTATCAATTCCTTTTTTTTCGACAACGCCAGTGCGGCAGGTTCTGCCACACCCTTAAGCCCGAAGCGTTTAGCCTGCGAAGCCGACGGCGCATCATAGTTATTCAATTCGTCGTGATCTATGAACGTAATAGTGAGCCCGAAGAACCTGGCTGCCTCATGCAGACCTGTCTCGTTCTCTTTAAGTTTTGCTGATGCCAGTCCTTCCACATCATCGATACTTCTGCCTGCCTCTGCAAGCGCACTGTTTATCGCATCGATGGCTTCCTGACCGTCAATACCCCTTCGGGCCCCCATACCTATGATCATTTGTCCTCAGCCTTTACTTCATCTCTTTTTAAGACCGAAACATCGTCCCCGACAATAACTATCCTGGGACCTTTGATCTCGAGGACCTCCACATCCTCATCAAGCAGAGCACAGTTCACCTGCACTGTGGAAGGCTTGTTAACAATATCACATCCCAATGACTTGGCAATGCCTTCAACAGAGTTACGATTATGGACCTCAGTGGCTGTTGTGACCACAGGTACCGGACCGATCTCAGCGATCTTCCTGACAACCTCATTACCACCGTGGTGGCCGCCAAGCAGAGGAATTGCGAAATTCATATTGGAATCAACCACTATGACCGCAGGGTCCTTCCACTTGTCCTCGATGAGAGGTGCGATCTCTCGCACAACGATGCCGGTGGCAAATACAGCCACAATAGCATCGTACTCCTCGAATGCCTTTTTGAAGATGGTCTTGTCATACATCAGGACATCAGCATTCAGATGTCCTGCCAGGCGCTCTGCAACCTCAAGATTTCTCTCAAAGGTTATGATAGCGGTTCTTGTGCCACTCCGTATAAGTAAGACCTCCCGAAGTTACCATATTCCACAGGTTCTACAACCCCGCCAATAAGGATCATTGCGGAGCGCTTGATGCCTGCTTCCTTGACCTTTCCGGCAATGTCTGCAACAGTACCCTTAATGATCTTCTGGTCAGGCCATGATGCATGGAAGACAACTGCCACAGGAGTGTCATCAGGATATTCCACCTTCTCCATGATCTGCTCGATCTTCTGGGTTCCCAGGAAAACAGCCATTGTGGCACCGTGTCTGGAAAGCTCTGTGATCTTGTCCTCATCAAGTGTCTTACCTGCAGGACGTGTAATAATAAGGGTTTCTGAAACCTCGTTAAGTGTAAGCTGGGTCTGTAATGCAGCAGCTGTTGCAAATACAGAGGATACACCAGGTATTACCTCAACCTCTACATCGAACTTCTTCAGTTCCTCGAACTGCTCAACGATGGAGCCGTAGAGTGAAGGATCACCGCTGTGTAACCTTACTACCTTCTTACCTGCTTCAAGATTATCGACTATGAGCTTGGTGGTCTCAGCAAGGGTAAGTCCGTAACTGTCTATCTTCTCACCTTTACAGTAATTGACAACTTCCGGGTTTACAAGGGAACCTGCATATATTACAAGGTCTGCACCTTCAAGAAGTTCTTTACCCATTACAGTGATGTATTTTGCATTTCCGGGACCGGAACCTACGAAATATACTTTTTTATCTGTCATTTGATCCACCCTGTATCATTCTTCCTTCTCAGCGAAGATTATACTGAAGTAGTTACCTTTCTCAGGGATGTTCTCCCTTTCTGTGATTATGACTTCCCTGTCACTGAAAAGGCGTTCGCAGAAAGTGAATTTGTTGAAACCTTCCTTTTCATAGGATTCTATTATCTCAACTGGTTTGCTTGCCTTCAACCTGATCCTGTACTTGCTGTCAGATCCGTCACTCACCTCAAAAGATGAGTCGACCTCTGCTCCTGTCTGGGCAGCAAATGATGTGATCGAACTGATACCAGGAATTGTTGCAGTCTCAACATCCGGATAGAACTTCTTCATCACACGTTTTAAGTGAGTGAATGTTGAGAAGAAGTTAGGATCACCGATAAGACCAAAGACAACAAGGTTATCCTTTGATTCCTCAGCAAGCATGTCAGCATTCTTCTTCCAGACAGCATTGAGAACCTCATAATCCGTCAACATTGGGAACTCAAGAATCTCTGCTTCTGCATAAGGTGCCACCAGATCAGCTGCCATGCGACCGGGAACGTATACTTTATATGCATTTTTCAGGCTTTCAACAGCTTTCAACGTAAGAAGCTCCGGATCTCCCGGGCCAAGTCCAACTCCAACAAGCATTTTTTTATCACCATTAAAGATTAATTTTTGCCTGATCTTCCAACTACAATATAGATAGGATTCTCAGGTTTGAACATTGTTTCACCGGTAATCGGTGCACCTCGCGAAACTATCACGTGCAGTACCTCATCGAATAAGTCAAGTTCTTTCATCTTATTTATTACATTTACGACAGTTTCGATCCTGACCGCATTCAATACAATACTCTTCGCCTTTTTCTCAGCAAGTACTTCAAGTACACGGGAAATGTTTTTTGTGCCTCCGATAAATGCACAGTCGATAGAACCAACTTCCTGTTTTTCAAGGATCTCGGATGATTCACCGGAAAACACTTGGGCATTGCTAATCTTAAATGCTTCGAAATTTTTCTTCGTTACATCGATCGCCTCTTCCCTTGCATCCATGGCGCATATGCTAATATCACGCACCATTTTTGAAGCTTCAATTGATACGGCTCCCGTGCCACAACCTATGTCAAAGAATCTGCATCCATCAGCTAAATCAAGTTTAGATAGGGATACTGCAATGATCTCAGGTTTTGTCGGGCCGCCACTTACATGCAAAAGTTCAGTCATGTTCCACCTAACTAAGATAAACTGGAGTTAAGTAGATATAAGTTGCCCTTCATAAAACTGTTGCATAGTCACGAAATTGTATAAGACATTAAAAATAATTAAAGGGCGGTTGCAATGGAAAACAAAAAAAATGCAAAGAAGTTACTGGTACTTGGTACTGCATCAGATGTCGGCAAAAGTATAATGGTCACTGGCCTGTGCAGGATACTTTCCAGAAAATACAAGGTTGCACCATTTAAGGCCCAGAACATGAGCCTGAACTCGTGGATAACAAAAGATGGAAAAGAGATAGGTATCGCACAGGCGATACAGGCCAAGGCAGCAGGAGTGGAGCCCACCGCTGATATGAATCCTGTCCTCCTTAAACCAAAAGGGGACAGAACATCACAGGTCATCGTACTTGGGGAACCATATGCTGACAAGACAGCAGGCAATTATTACGATTCCATAGAAGAGATGCATGGCGTACTTCGCGGTGCACTTGAGAGACTGGAATCCGAATATGACCTCATCGTCATGGAAGGCGCAGGAGGCGCCGCTGAGATCAACCTCTACGACCGCGACATTGTGAACGTAGGAACTGCACGTATAACACAGGCACCTATTATACTGGTAGGAGATATCGAATCAGGCGGAGTATTTGCAAGTCTTTACGGAACAAAAGAACTGCTTCCTGAAGATGTAGGTAAGAATCTCAAAGCTTTTGTCATCAATAAGTTCAGAGGCGACCCTGCCATACTAGAACCCGGGCTCAAACAGCTCGAGGACCTTACAGGCGTGCCCGTCCTTGGAGTACTACCCTATTACAAGATCAAGATACCCTCTGAGGATTCCATGGCTATCAGAAAGAAGAAAGGCAAGAAAGAGGATGAGGATATCAATGACATAGATATTGCGGTCATCCGCCTGCCAAGGATATCCAACTTCACGGACTTCGAACCTCTTGAGAGGATAGCAAAGGTCAGGTATGTAGACCTTGATGATGAGCTTGGAACCCCTGATTGTGTCATAATCCCGGGAACAAAGAACACCGTCAGTGACCTGCTGGACCTTCAGACAAGTGGCATGGATGCGCAGATAAAGAAGCTCAAAGACAAAGCAGTTATCTTTGGTATCTGCGGAGGGTACCAGATGCTTGGAAAGGTCATCCACGACTCCGGTGTAGAGAATGGTGTTGAGGCAGATTATGAAGGACTTGATCTGCTTGATATCGAAACATCCTTTGGAGAATACAAGAAGAGAACTGTCCAGGTCAAAAAAGAAATAGTTGCCGACGGACCGATCTTCAAGAACATCAAGGGAGATGAGATATATGGTTACGAGATCCACATGGGAACGACACTGACACCAAGGACAGTCTTTGGAGATGATGGCAGCATTGACAAGAGCGGAACCATTGTAGGAACATACCTGCACGGACTTTTCGATAACCAGAACATCCGTCACGCACTGATGATATACCTTGCTGAGAAGAAAGGTGTGGAGTATCATCCTGAGGTCGTTACAACTGAAGATGAGGCATACGAAGAGCTTGCAGAGATCGTAGAGAGCTGTCTGGATATGGACAAGATCTACGAGCTCATCGAGAACCAGTAGATCCATTCTTCTCTCTTTTTCTTTTTTTCTCATTCTGCATGACCTGACCGC containing:
- the cobJ gene encoding precorrin-3B C(17)-methyltransferase — translated: MEGSQSQSQSKGKLYIIGIGPGSVEQLTVKARDVILTSDYIVGNGTYLDQMASLLDKQEIVRSAMGKEVDRSRKAVELAQDNVVSMISGGDANVYGMAGLVLEVAEHAGLDVEVEVLPGVTAITASASVLGAPIVNDMCTVSLSDLLTPWEVIEKRLEAAASADFVMSLYNPKSRQRKSNFSRAIEIIRKYKDDSVPVGLVKNALRDTDQDYIVTTLGEVMDHNDWVDMSTTILITTNDSRVWDSPHGKRIITPRGYHRKYDY
- a CDS encoding cobalamin biosynthesis protein, yielding MIIGMGARRGIDGQEAIDAINSALAEAGRSIDDVEGLASAKLKENETGLHEAARFFGLTITFIDHDELNNYDAPSASQAKRFGLKGVAEPAALALSKKKELILRKKAYGRVTIAIAE
- a CDS encoding cobalamin biosynthesis protein CbiG, yielding MYDKTIFKKAFEEYDAIVAVFATGIVVREIAPLIEDKWKDPAVIVVDSNMNFAIPLLGGHHGGNEVVRKIAEIGPVPVVTTATEVHNRNSVEGIAKSLGCDIVNKPSTVQVNCALLDEDVEVLEIKGPRIVIVGDDVSVLKRDEVKAEDK
- the cobM gene encoding precorrin-4 C(11)-methyltransferase, which translates into the protein MTDKKVYFVGSGPGNAKYITVMGKELLEGADLVIYAGSLVNPEVVNYCKGEKIDSYGLTLAETTKLIVDNLEAGKKVVRLHSGDPSLYGSIVEQFEELKKFDVEVEVIPGVSSVFATAAALQTQLTLNEVSETLIITRPAGKTLDEDKITELSRHGATMAVFLGTQKIEQIMEKVEYPDDTPVAVVFHASWPDQKIIKGTVADIAGKVKEAGIKRSAMILIGGVVEPVEYGNFGRSYLYGVAQEPLS
- a CDS encoding cobalt-factor II C(20)-methyltransferase, which translates into the protein MLVGVGLGPGDPELLTLKAVESLKNAYKVYVPGRMAADLVAPYAEAEILEFPMLTDYEVLNAVWKKNADMLAEESKDNLVVFGLIGDPNFFSTFTHLKRVMKKFYPDVETATIPGISSITSFAAQTGAEVDSSFEVSDGSDSKYRIRLKASKPVEIIESYEKEGFNKFTFCERLFSDREVIITERENIPEKGNYFSIIFAEKEE
- the cbiT gene encoding precorrin-6Y C5,15-methyltransferase (decarboxylating) subunit CbiT, producing the protein MTELLHVSGGPTKPEIIAVSLSKLDLADGCRFFDIGCGTGAVSIEASKMVRDISICAMDAREEAIDVTKKNFEAFKISNAQVFSGESSEILEKQEVGSIDCAFIGGTKNISRVLEVLAEKKAKSIVLNAVRIETVVNVINKMKELDLFDEVLHVIVSRGAPITGETMFKPENPIYIVVGRSGKN
- a CDS encoding cobyric acid synthase translates to MENKKNAKKLLVLGTASDVGKSIMVTGLCRILSRKYKVAPFKAQNMSLNSWITKDGKEIGIAQAIQAKAAGVEPTADMNPVLLKPKGDRTSQVIVLGEPYADKTAGNYYDSIEEMHGVLRGALERLESEYDLIVMEGAGGAAEINLYDRDIVNVGTARITQAPIILVGDIESGGVFASLYGTKELLPEDVGKNLKAFVINKFRGDPAILEPGLKQLEDLTGVPVLGVLPYYKIKIPSEDSMAIRKKKGKKEDEDINDIDIAVIRLPRISNFTDFEPLERIAKVRYVDLDDELGTPDCVIIPGTKNTVSDLLDLQTSGMDAQIKKLKDKAVIFGICGGYQMLGKVIHDSGVENGVEADYEGLDLLDIETSFGEYKKRTVQVKKEIVADGPIFKNIKGDEIYGYEIHMGTTLTPRTVFGDDGSIDKSGTIVGTYLHGLFDNQNIRHALMIYLAEKKGVEYHPEVVTTEDEAYEELAEIVESCLDMDKIYELIENQ